From Allofrancisella guangzhouensis, a single genomic window includes:
- the rpmA gene encoding 50S ribosomal protein L27 — MAHKKAGGSTRNGRDSNPKYLGVKRYGGEFVKAGTIIIRQRGTKVHPGINVGCGKDHTLFALQDGHVKFHTGGALNRKFVSIEE; from the coding sequence ATGGCTCATAAGAAAGCTGGTGGTAGTACTAGAAATGGTAGAGATTCTAACCCTAAATATTTAGGTGTTAAAAGATATGGTGGTGAGTTTGTAAAAGCAGGAACTATCATAATTCGTCAAAGAGGTACCAAAGTACATCCAGGTATTAACGTCGGTTGTGGCAAAGATCATACTTTATTTGCATTACAAGATGGTCATGTAAAATTTCATACTGGTGGTGCTTTAAACCGTAAATTTGTTTCTATTGAAGAGTAG
- the rplU gene encoding 50S ribosomal protein L21 produces the protein MYAIIKSGGKQYKVKQGEVVKLEKLDLGIGEKIEFDTILMGQTIEGEVKIGAPVVEGAKVVAEVVEQGRNKKVKIMKFRRRKHSMKQQGHRQYFTAVKVSSISL, from the coding sequence ATGTACGCGATAATTAAAAGTGGCGGTAAACAATATAAGGTAAAACAAGGTGAAGTTGTTAAACTTGAGAAGTTAGACCTTGGTATTGGTGAAAAAATTGAGTTTGACACAATTTTAATGGGGCAGACTATAGAAGGTGAAGTTAAAATTGGTGCTCCAGTTGTAGAAGGCGCTAAAGTAGTAGCTGAAGTCGTAGAACAAGGACGTAACAAAAAAGTTAAAATTATGAAGTTCCGTCGTCGCAAGCATAGTATGAAGCAGCAGGGTCACCGTCAGTATTTTACAGCGGTGAAAGTTTCATCTATTAGTTTATAA
- the secA gene encoding preprotein translocase subunit SecA, with the protein MLSLIQKVIGSRNDRFIKKISKSVYKINSLEAEFEKLSNEQLKAKTIEFRGRLSKGETLDNLLPEAFAAVREAAKRTKNMRHYDVQLIGGIVLHMGKVAEMRTGEGKTLVATLPAYLNALIGQGVHVITVNDYLAKRDAELMSEIYNLLGMSVGIIIADLNPEQRKKAYACDITYGTNNEFGFDYLRDNMAYEKEHQVQRSRNFVIIDEVDSILIDEARTPLIISGASDDSSEMYNLFNRLVPYLEKQDKENLEEGQEQKDFYVDEKSKNAYLTEKGYAKIENMLKKEGMLEEGDNLYSPHNITKMHYLNACLRAHSLYQLNVDYIIRDQEVIIIDESTGRAMPGRRWSDGLHQAIEAKEGVKVNAENQTMASITFQNFFKLYNKIAGMTGTADTEAFELHSIYGLEVIIIPTNKPMIRKDHHDVIHGDVREKFKAIVEDIKQRIAKGQPVLVGTASIEASEVLSTLLKKKKIKHNVLNAKQHEKEAGIIAMAGYPGNVTIATNMAGRGTDIILGGNWEVEVAQLEDPSEEQIAKIKEDWQKRNEAVKKAGGLCIIGSERHDSRRIDNQLRGRAARQGDPGESKFYLSMDDNLLRIFASPTMAERVKKGLKGGESLAFGFMSKVISKAQSKVESYHFDIRKNLLEYDNVVNTQRKVIYEQRQVFLNSEDVSDILNDIRMDVAEQVFHDYIPAGSMHELWDLTGLEKVLKSDFMLELSLQKLYQENESLGEQELKKIVVDAIMLEFSEKTKDLDPVVIRQFEKFSLLQSLDTHWREHLNAIDHLRNSINLRGYAQKDPKNEYKKEAFELFSSMLDNFKHDVISSLAKIRIGAEEETQRAQQEWQESMSDIKAEHESVIDNNQRHSEEKEQQQEASKVLQVKREGPKIKRNDPCPCGSGKKYKQCHGKVE; encoded by the coding sequence ATGTTAAGTTTAATTCAAAAAGTTATTGGTAGTCGTAATGATAGGTTTATTAAAAAAATTTCCAAATCAGTATATAAGATTAATTCTCTTGAGGCAGAGTTTGAGAAACTTTCAAATGAGCAACTAAAAGCTAAGACAATAGAGTTTAGAGGGAGATTATCTAAAGGAGAGACTTTAGATAATCTTTTGCCAGAAGCCTTTGCAGCTGTAAGAGAAGCAGCTAAACGCACCAAAAATATGCGACATTACGATGTGCAGCTTATAGGTGGTATTGTTTTACACATGGGTAAAGTTGCTGAGATGAGAACAGGTGAGGGTAAAACGTTAGTTGCAACGCTTCCAGCATATTTAAATGCTTTAATTGGTCAAGGCGTACATGTAATCACAGTAAATGATTATTTGGCTAAACGTGATGCTGAGTTGATGAGCGAAATTTATAATTTGTTAGGAATGTCTGTTGGAATAATAATAGCTGATTTGAATCCTGAGCAACGTAAAAAAGCTTATGCTTGTGACATTACCTACGGGACAAACAACGAGTTTGGTTTTGATTATCTTAGAGATAATATGGCTTATGAAAAAGAGCATCAAGTCCAGAGAAGTCGTAATTTTGTGATCATAGATGAAGTAGATTCAATTTTGATAGACGAGGCAAGAACGCCCTTGATAATCTCAGGAGCTTCTGATGATAGCTCAGAAATGTATAATCTATTCAATAGACTAGTGCCTTATTTAGAAAAGCAAGATAAAGAGAATCTTGAAGAAGGACAAGAACAAAAAGATTTCTACGTTGATGAAAAATCTAAAAATGCTTATTTAACTGAAAAAGGTTATGCAAAAATTGAGAATATGCTTAAAAAAGAAGGGATGTTAGAGGAGGGTGATAATTTATATAGTCCTCATAATATAACCAAAATGCATTATTTAAACGCATGTTTAAGAGCACACTCTTTATATCAACTAAACGTTGATTATATTATACGTGACCAAGAGGTGATAATTATTGATGAAAGTACAGGTAGAGCAATGCCTGGACGTAGATGGTCAGACGGTTTGCATCAGGCTATAGAAGCTAAAGAGGGAGTTAAGGTTAATGCAGAAAACCAGACAATGGCATCTATTACTTTCCAAAATTTCTTTAAGCTCTATAATAAAATAGCTGGTATGACAGGTACGGCTGATACAGAAGCTTTTGAGTTACATTCAATCTACGGATTGGAAGTAATAATTATTCCTACTAATAAGCCAATGATTAGAAAAGATCATCACGATGTCATACATGGGGATGTTAGAGAAAAATTTAAGGCTATCGTAGAGGATATTAAGCAAAGAATAGCAAAAGGTCAGCCAGTATTAGTAGGTACAGCATCAATCGAGGCTTCAGAAGTTTTATCTACCTTACTTAAAAAGAAAAAAATTAAACATAATGTTTTAAATGCTAAGCAGCATGAAAAAGAAGCAGGGATTATCGCAATGGCAGGTTATCCAGGTAATGTAACTATTGCTACTAATATGGCAGGTCGAGGTACAGATATTATTTTAGGTGGTAACTGGGAGGTTGAGGTGGCTCAATTAGAAGATCCTAGCGAAGAACAAATTGCAAAAATTAAAGAAGATTGGCAAAAAAGAAACGAGGCTGTTAAAAAAGCTGGTGGCTTATGTATAATAGGTTCAGAAAGACATGATTCACGTAGGATTGATAATCAGCTTAGAGGGCGTGCTGCTCGCCAAGGGGACCCTGGAGAGAGTAAATTTTATTTATCAATGGATGATAACCTTTTAAGGATCTTTGCTTCACCTACGATGGCTGAGCGAGTTAAAAAAGGTTTAAAAGGAGGCGAATCTTTAGCTTTTGGTTTTATGTCGAAAGTTATATCTAAAGCACAAAGCAAAGTAGAAAGTTATCATTTTGATATTCGTAAAAACCTGCTTGAGTATGACAATGTAGTAAATACTCAGCGTAAAGTTATCTATGAACAAAGACAAGTATTTTTAAATTCTGAAGATGTTAGTGATATTTTAAATGATATTCGAATGGATGTGGCAGAGCAGGTTTTCCATGATTATATTCCAGCTGGATCTATGCATGAATTATGGGATTTAACTGGTCTTGAAAAAGTCCTTAAGTCTGATTTTATGCTGGAGTTAAGTTTACAAAAACTTTATCAAGAAAATGAAAGCCTAGGTGAGCAAGAACTCAAGAAAATAGTTGTAGATGCTATAATGCTTGAATTTAGCGAGAAAACTAAAGACTTAGATCCAGTAGTTATTAGACAGTTTGAAAAATTTTCTTTATTACAATCTTTAGATACTCATTGGCGTGAACATCTAAATGCGATAGACCATTTACGTAATAGTATTAATTTACGAGGCTATGCGCAAAAAGATCCTAAAAATGAGTATAAAAAGGAAGCTTTTGAATTGTTCTCTAGCATGCTTGATAATTTTAAACATGACGTGATTAGTTCTTTGGCTAAAATCAGAATAGGAGCTGAAGAAGAAACTCAAAGAGCCCAACAAGAGTGGCAAGAGTCTATGAGTGATATTAAAGCTGAGCATGAAAGTGTGATTGATAACAATCAAAGGCATTCAGAAGAGAAGGAACAGCAACAAGAAGCATCAAAAGTTTTACAAGTTAAAAGAGAGGGTCCAAAGATTAAGAGAAATGATCCGTGCCCTTGTGGTTCGGGCAAAAAGTATAAGCAATGCCATGGTAAAGTTGAATAA
- the deoD gene encoding purine-nucleoside phosphorylase, giving the protein MLPTPHIEADSKDKFAKTVIMPGDPLRARYIAENYLEDVIRVNTVRNMLGYTGTYRGQKVSVMGSGMGVPSMGIYSYELFKYYDVDNIIRVGSCGSYTEDYKIYDVVLIEESYGESMFIELVTGEKTNMIKPSAKLNAELVKSAKNLDVELKKVKAHCTDIFYRKNSNDYKDISKKFGCGVVEMETAALFANAKVLGKKAAAIMTVSDCLVTGASTTSAERQDSFTNMMEVALGTLENN; this is encoded by the coding sequence ATGTTACCAACTCCTCATATAGAAGCAGATAGCAAAGACAAGTTTGCAAAAACAGTAATAATGCCTGGTGATCCTTTAAGAGCGAGGTATATTGCAGAAAATTATTTAGAAGATGTTATTAGGGTAAACACTGTTAGAAATATGCTTGGTTATACAGGTACTTATAGAGGACAGAAAGTTAGTGTAATGGGTTCTGGTATGGGCGTTCCGAGTATGGGTATATACTCATATGAGTTATTTAAGTATTATGACGTTGATAATATTATCCGAGTTGGTTCTTGTGGCTCATATACTGAAGATTATAAAATCTATGATGTTGTGCTTATTGAAGAAAGCTACGGTGAATCGATGTTTATTGAACTTGTAACAGGTGAAAAGACTAACATGATAAAACCCAGTGCAAAATTAAATGCCGAACTTGTTAAATCAGCTAAAAATTTAGATGTAGAGTTAAAAAAAGTAAAAGCACACTGTACAGACATTTTTTATAGAAAAAATTCCAATGATTATAAAGATATCAGTAAAAAGTTTGGTTGCGGAGTTGTAGAGATGGAAACAGCAGCTCTATTTGCAAATGCAAAGGTATTGGGTAAAAAGGCAGCTGCGATTATGACAGTATCAGATTGTTTGGTAACAGGTGCATCTACTACTTCTGCAGAGAGACAAGATTCTTTCACTAATATGATGGAAGTTGCTTTAGGAACTCTAGAAAATAATTAA
- the ftsH gene encoding ATP-dependent zinc metalloprotease FtsH: protein MAQNNDNKNNMLKNIIFWVLIIGGMLLLFNGINDTNTSSRNLDYSTFVSKLKDNQISSVDVDGRTISGKTSSGEGFVTYAPLLDSSLVDKLETSKAIVKAKAPEKPNLLLAFLLNWLPMLLIFGFFIYMMAKAGGGGKGGPFSYGRSRAKLLGEDQIKVTLDDVAGVDEAKEDVAEIVDFLREPKKYEKVGGKIPKGVLMIGPPGTGKTLLARAIAGEAKVPFFSISGSDFVEMFVGVGASRVRDMFEQAKKKAPCLVFIDEIDAVGRHRGAGMGGGNDEREQTLNQLLVEMDGFADNEGIIIIAATNRPDVLDKALLRPGRFDRQVTVGLPTVKGREAILKVHMKKINMGDDVRADWIARGTPGFSGAELANLVNEAALFAAKESKEKVTMADFEKAKDKILMGAERRSMAMTEKEKKLTAYHEAGHAIIGRLMPEHDPVYKVSIIPRGRALGVTMYMPDGDKVSQSRLVLQGRLCSIFGGRLAEELIFGYEHVTTGASNDIQVATDIARNYVARWGLSDSMGTILYDVEDDGPFGGSGGRTSKISDVTIREVDTEVRKLIDSSYAKAKKLLEENIDILHAMAEALMKYETIDAMQVDDLMARRDVREPGDYGDSYKPKDIHNQTVILESNPTIESTKLEPLVKENESKDIK, encoded by the coding sequence ATGGCACAAAATAATGATAATAAAAATAATATGCTAAAAAATATTATTTTTTGGGTATTAATAATTGGTGGGATGTTATTGTTATTCAATGGTATTAATGATACTAATACTTCTTCTCGTAATCTTGATTACTCAACTTTTGTATCTAAGTTAAAAGATAATCAAATAAGTTCAGTAGATGTTGATGGCAGAACAATCTCAGGAAAAACTAGCTCTGGGGAAGGTTTTGTCACCTATGCGCCTTTGTTAGATAGTAGCTTAGTTGATAAGCTAGAAACTAGTAAAGCTATAGTCAAAGCAAAAGCACCAGAGAAACCTAATTTACTTTTAGCATTTTTGCTTAATTGGTTACCAATGCTTTTAATCTTTGGTTTTTTTATCTATATGATGGCTAAAGCTGGTGGAGGCGGTAAAGGTGGTCCTTTTTCTTATGGCAGAAGTAGAGCTAAACTTTTAGGAGAAGACCAGATAAAAGTTACTTTAGATGATGTTGCTGGTGTAGATGAGGCTAAGGAAGATGTAGCAGAAATCGTTGATTTTTTAAGAGAACCTAAGAAGTATGAAAAAGTTGGTGGCAAAATACCAAAAGGTGTTTTAATGATAGGTCCTCCAGGTACAGGTAAAACTTTATTAGCCAGAGCTATTGCTGGAGAAGCTAAAGTGCCATTTTTTTCTATTTCAGGTTCTGATTTTGTTGAAATGTTTGTGGGTGTTGGTGCTTCACGTGTGCGTGATATGTTTGAGCAAGCTAAGAAAAAAGCGCCTTGTTTGGTTTTTATTGATGAAATAGATGCCGTAGGTCGCCATCGTGGTGCTGGGATGGGTGGTGGTAATGATGAAAGAGAACAAACTCTAAATCAGCTATTAGTTGAGATGGATGGCTTTGCTGACAATGAGGGCATTATTATAATAGCAGCGACAAATAGGCCAGATGTACTTGATAAAGCATTATTAAGACCGGGTAGATTTGACAGGCAAGTTACTGTAGGTTTGCCGACAGTCAAAGGTCGTGAAGCTATACTAAAAGTACATATGAAAAAAATAAATATGGGTGATGATGTACGAGCTGATTGGATTGCTCGAGGTACTCCAGGTTTTTCTGGTGCAGAGTTAGCAAACTTAGTTAATGAAGCTGCGCTATTTGCTGCAAAAGAGTCTAAAGAAAAAGTTACAATGGCTGATTTTGAAAAAGCTAAAGACAAGATCTTAATGGGAGCTGAAAGAAGGTCAATGGCAATGACTGAAAAAGAAAAGAAACTTACAGCTTATCATGAAGCTGGACATGCTATTATTGGTAGACTTATGCCTGAGCATGATCCTGTTTATAAAGTAAGCATTATACCAAGAGGGCGTGCTTTAGGTGTAACTATGTATATGCCGGATGGTGATAAGGTTAGTCAAAGTAGGTTGGTGCTGCAAGGGCGTTTATGTAGTATTTTTGGTGGTAGATTAGCAGAAGAATTAATATTTGGTTATGAGCATGTTACTACAGGTGCATCTAATGATATTCAAGTAGCCACGGATATAGCACGTAACTATGTTGCACGTTGGGGTCTATCAGATTCTATGGGCACTATACTTTATGATGTAGAAGATGATGGTCCATTTGGAGGTTCTGGTGGTAGAACTTCTAAGATTTCTGATGTTACGATACGTGAGGTAGATACTGAAGTACGTAAACTTATAGACTCTAGTTATGCTAAAGCTAAAAAGCTATTAGAGGAAAATATAGATATTTTACATGCTATGGCAGAGGCTTTAATGAAGTATGAAACTATAGATGCGATGCAAGTGGACGATTTAATGGCTAGAAGGGATGTGCGTGAACCTGGAGATTATGGCGATAGTTATAAGCCAAAAGATATACATAATCAAACAGTTATTTTAGAGTCTAATCCAACTATAGAGTCTACAAAGCTTGAACCTTTAGTAAAGGAAAATGAAAGTAAGGATATAAAATAA
- the uvrA gene encoding excinuclease ABC subunit UvrA, with the protein MKKIIIKGAKTHNLKNVDVEIPRDKLTVITGLSGSGKSSLAFDTLYAEGQRRYVESLSSYARQFLSMMDKPEVEHIEGLSPAISIDQKTTSHNPRSTVGTVTEIYDYLRVFFARVGQPRCPTHNIELKAQTVSQMVDRVLEFDDNDRLMILAPVISEKKGTHHTLLDKILAQGYIRVRINGEFYNLDEDYPELDRYKKHNIEVIVDRFKPKQDNQQRIAESIETALDLGNGIVKLADVNDENAKDILFSSKHVCPLCSFALKELSPRIFSFNSPLGACSSCDGLGVKEFFDEKKIIIDETLSLRVGAISKWNKNNQYYFSQLESLAQHYKFSLDKPFEELPKEIQNIILYGSDEETIKMTIDSIRGGKQVRQKTFEGVIPYFERRYYESDSDMVKKDLYELMSNLTCKSCGGARINEYARNIFIADKNIADICQLSIQDLLIWLGNLQFIGQQQVIAESLLKEIKLRVQFLEDVGLEYLSLARQADTLSGGEAQRIRLASQIGAGLVGVMYILDEPSIGLHQRDNQRLLDALHNLKNIGNTVIVVEHDEDAIRQADYIIDMGPMAGIHGGQVIAAGDYNTIIKSQNSLTADYLSGRKKIAVPETRLKASNRFLEIKGAIGNNLQGNDLKIPLGVLTCVTGVSGSGKSTLINRTLYPLASRLLNRSTLVPMEYKSHQGFNYLDKVIDIDQSPIGRTPRSNPATYTGVFTSIRELFAVTSEAKSRGYAAGRFSFNVRGGRCEACQGDGVIKVEMHFLADVYVACDVCEGKRYNRETLAVQYKGKNIYEVLEMTVEEALEFYYAIPNIKTKLEALMSVGLSYIKLGQSATTLSGGEAQRVKLAKELSKRSTGKTLYILDEPTTGLHFYDIHQLLKVIMDLRDKGNTIVVIEHNLDVIKTADWIVDLGPEGGNKGGQIIFEGTPEEIIECKNSYTGKYLKELL; encoded by the coding sequence ATGAAAAAAATTATTATCAAGGGTGCAAAAACCCATAATCTAAAAAATGTTGATGTTGAAATACCTAGAGATAAACTAACAGTTATAACTGGTTTAAGTGGTTCTGGTAAATCATCCCTTGCATTTGACACTTTATACGCTGAAGGACAAAGAAGGTATGTTGAATCTTTATCATCTTATGCAAGGCAATTTTTATCTATGATGGATAAGCCAGAAGTTGAACATATAGAAGGATTGTCACCAGCTATTTCGATAGATCAAAAAACAACTTCACATAATCCACGTTCTACGGTAGGGACTGTTACAGAAATTTATGATTATTTAAGAGTTTTTTTTGCCAGAGTAGGCCAGCCGAGATGCCCCACGCATAATATTGAGCTTAAAGCTCAAACTGTAAGTCAAATGGTTGATAGAGTTTTGGAATTTGATGATAATGATAGGTTGATGATACTAGCACCTGTTATTTCTGAGAAAAAGGGAACTCATCATACGCTTTTAGATAAAATATTGGCACAAGGTTATATTAGAGTTAGGATAAATGGGGAGTTTTACAATCTTGATGAAGATTATCCAGAATTAGATCGATACAAAAAGCATAATATAGAGGTTATAGTAGATAGATTTAAACCAAAACAAGATAATCAACAACGTATTGCTGAATCAATCGAGACAGCATTGGATTTGGGAAACGGTATAGTTAAGTTGGCTGATGTAAACGATGAAAATGCTAAAGATATACTATTTTCGTCAAAGCATGTTTGTCCTTTATGTAGTTTTGCATTAAAAGAGCTTTCTCCAAGAATATTTTCTTTTAACAGTCCCCTAGGAGCTTGTAGCAGTTGTGATGGTTTGGGTGTCAAAGAATTTTTTGATGAGAAAAAGATTATCATTGATGAAACTTTATCATTAAGGGTAGGAGCTATCTCTAAGTGGAACAAAAATAATCAATACTATTTTTCGCAGCTAGAATCATTAGCTCAGCATTATAAATTTTCATTAGACAAGCCTTTTGAAGAATTGCCTAAAGAAATACAGAATATAATTTTATACGGCTCAGATGAAGAGACGATAAAAATGACTATTGACTCTATCCGTGGAGGTAAGCAAGTACGTCAAAAAACTTTCGAAGGAGTAATCCCTTATTTTGAACGTCGGTATTATGAGTCAGATTCTGACATGGTCAAAAAGGATCTATATGAATTAATGAGCAATTTAACTTGTAAATCTTGTGGTGGTGCTAGAATCAATGAATATGCACGCAATATTTTTATAGCAGATAAAAATATTGCGGATATTTGTCAATTGTCTATTCAAGATTTGTTAATTTGGTTAGGTAACTTACAGTTTATTGGACAGCAGCAGGTAATAGCTGAGAGCTTGCTTAAAGAAATAAAATTAAGAGTACAGTTTTTAGAAGATGTTGGGTTAGAATACCTTAGTTTAGCAAGGCAAGCTGACACTTTATCTGGTGGCGAGGCTCAGCGTATTCGCCTGGCTAGCCAAATAGGTGCTGGTTTAGTGGGAGTAATGTACATTTTAGATGAGCCTTCTATAGGTCTTCATCAAAGAGATAATCAACGTTTGCTTGATGCTTTACATAATCTTAAAAATATTGGCAATACTGTTATAGTTGTAGAGCACGATGAAGATGCTATACGTCAAGCGGATTATATAATTGATATGGGGCCTATGGCTGGGATTCATGGTGGTCAAGTTATTGCTGCAGGTGATTATAATACTATTATAAAAAGCCAAAACTCGCTGACAGCTGATTACTTAAGTGGTCGTAAAAAAATAGCTGTGCCAGAAACTAGACTTAAAGCTAGCAATAGATTTTTAGAAATAAAAGGAGCTATTGGTAATAATCTTCAAGGCAATGATTTAAAAATACCATTGGGTGTGCTTACTTGTGTGACAGGGGTTTCAGGTTCAGGTAAATCAACCCTTATAAATAGAACATTATATCCATTAGCGTCACGGTTATTAAATAGAAGTACATTGGTCCCTATGGAATATAAATCCCATCAAGGGTTTAACTATTTAGATAAAGTTATTGATATTGATCAGTCACCAATTGGTAGGACTCCACGTTCAAACCCAGCTACTTATACAGGAGTATTTACATCGATTCGTGAGTTATTTGCAGTAACTTCCGAGGCTAAATCAAGAGGTTATGCTGCTGGTAGATTTAGTTTTAATGTTCGTGGAGGAAGATGTGAAGCTTGTCAAGGTGATGGTGTAATAAAAGTAGAAATGCACTTTTTAGCGGATGTGTATGTTGCTTGCGATGTTTGTGAAGGTAAGCGTTATAACCGTGAAACACTAGCAGTGCAATATAAAGGGAAAAATATTTATGAAGTTTTAGAAATGACTGTCGAAGAGGCACTTGAATTTTATTATGCAATCCCTAATATTAAAACTAAGTTAGAAGCTTTAATGAGTGTCGGACTATCTTATATTAAACTTGGACAGAGTGCTACAACACTCTCAGGTGGCGAGGCTCAGCGTGTAAAATTAGCTAAAGAGCTATCTAAAAGATCTACTGGTAAGACTTTATATATATTGGATGAGCCAACTACAGGGTTACATTTTTATGATATTCACCAGCTGTTAAAAGTTATTATGGATTTGCGTGACAAGGGAAATACAATAGTAGTTATTGAACATAACTTGGATGTGATAAAAACAGCTGATTGGATAGTAGATTTAGGTCCAGAAGGTGGCAATAAAGGTGGTCAAATAATATTTGAAGGCACACCTGAAGAAATAATTGAATGTAAAAACTCCTATACAGGGAAATATTTGAAAGAGTTGTTGTAA
- the greA gene encoding transcription elongation factor GreA: MANDRVPMTPVGEAALRAELNQLKKVERPEIITAIAEARDHGDLKENAEYHAARERQGIIEGRIKDIEAKLANAQVIDVTKLPVNNGMVVFGCTVTLMNVDTEEEVTYKIVGEDEADIANHKISIQAPLARALIKKEEGDEVILETPKGKVVYEVVEVQYK; encoded by the coding sequence ATGGCAAATGATAGAGTACCAATGACACCAGTAGGTGAAGCAGCACTTAGAGCTGAGCTTAATCAACTTAAAAAAGTTGAAAGACCAGAAATTATAACAGCTATAGCTGAAGCTCGTGATCATGGTGACTTAAAGGAAAATGCAGAATACCATGCAGCTAGAGAAAGACAAGGGATAATTGAGGGAAGAATTAAAGATATTGAAGCAAAATTAGCAAATGCACAAGTTATAGACGTTACAAAATTACCAGTAAATAATGGTATGGTAGTATTTGGTTGTACAGTTACTCTTATGAATGTAGATACTGAAGAAGAGGTTACATATAAAATAGTTGGTGAAGATGAAGCTGATATAGCTAATCATAAAATATCAATACAAGCACCACTAGCACGAGCGCTTATTAAAAAAGAAGAGGGAGATGAAGTTATTTTAGAAACACCAAAAGGAAAGGTTGTTTACGAAGTTGTCGAAGTTCAATACAAGTAA
- a CDS encoding pilus assembly FimT family protein, with protein sequence MSGCVKNKGFSLVEVMVVIAIMTILMMAAISTFTFYYKTFAETRLTNLQKLIEYSVIRARIDGKAVIVCAANADSFDATGKLDETTLNCASTNNWGDNPIVAFESTDGTATYVANDDQIIANLPKGHSEHIYINLSGNPSYLKISPNGFMATGNGNITYCDRSSEYRAALVLNIVGRVVYTDSPTKSGGGLYTCA encoded by the coding sequence ATGTCTGGATGTGTAAAAAATAAAGGGTTTTCATTAGTGGAGGTTATGGTTGTAATAGCTATTATGACTATACTCATGATGGCTGCTATTAGTACCTTTACTTTCTACTACAAAACTTTCGCAGAGACAAGGCTTACAAATTTACAAAAGCTAATAGAATATAGTGTAATTAGAGCTAGAATTGATGGTAAGGCAGTAATTGTATGTGCAGCTAACGCTGATAGTTTTGATGCTACAGGTAAATTGGATGAAACTACTTTAAATTGTGCTAGTACTAATAATTGGGGAGATAACCCTATAGTTGCATTTGAAAGCACTGATGGTACAGCTACGTACGTAGCTAATGATGATCAAATAATAGCAAATTTACCTAAAGGTCATAGTGAGCATATTTATATAAATTTATCAGGTAATCCATCTTACTTAAAAATTAGTCCAAATGGCTTTATGGCTACAGGTAATGGAAATATTACATACTGTGATAGGTCAAGTGAATATAGGGCGGCTTTAGTTTTAAACATAGTTGGTAGAGTGGTTTACACTGATAGCCCAACTAAATCAGGTGGTGGTTTATATACCTGCGCATAG